AAAACGGGAGTGAGGACTTTTTCTGGAGGAATGTCACTTGTCGGGGTaatagaagcaaaataaataaaggcaGATATATGTGGACGAGCACTCCACACTCCATCTTTAACGACGGTCAAGAGTTTATCAGTCTTCATTAGTATTAACTTTCCTATCTGGCTCCAGACATGAGCCACTACTCACTTGATCCCGAAGAGGTTGAATCCCACGTTGTCGGTGGGCGGGTCAACTCGGGTCATCAAAATGTGGATGGTACATGTCGTGGGCGTGTTCGGGTCGCACACGATCTTTCCGAGACACACGCTCTTGTTCCCGGAGAGCACATCCAGGAACAGAGTGCAGCCTCTGCAAACAACAAAAATGCCTGTTTTAGAGTGCTGCTCTTGGAATGGTCTCATTAAAGTCCAGGAAATGATATCTGATGTGTCTTAATATTTCAGAGTACAAACTAGGTTTATCTCGACAGAAAAGTAATTTTTTTCTAGGTCCATATCAACACAGAAAATGAGACAATAATCTACCAACCTGATGCCATAAACTTCTCCTTCGCTCATCCTCATGACGTCCCTCACGACTCGCGCCACGAAATTGCGAGGGAGATACACAGGCACCTGGGTCTTCATCGAGGGAATAAGCTTGGTGAGCCAGGGAGTCATAGCAGGATcctagaacagaaaaaaaaggcatttatTAGCAAGTAAGAACAAGTATTAAGAGTTCAAATGTTTAAAAAGTTAGTCCTCCACATCATCgatttcttctcttatttactATGACTTTCTTATCTTCATCTGTTGCTTCATTCTGCCATTTCTCTTATCCCCATTTCTGTCACTCACCTGGGCGTTAGACGCTGCATTCTGAGATTCTCTGGTGAGCTGCGCCAGCTTGTTCTTGCGAGCTCTGTGCACGAGGCCGCAGAAGTGAGCGGCTAGGAGGCTGGCGGCGAATTCGTCTTCCTCAGCGTTGTAGTCGTAGAAGTCTGCGGAGAGGAGATGACTCTGATGACTGAGGCTCATAATAAACGCGTATGAAGGTTTGCGCAACACAGCGCCATGGAAGAAAGGTCAGCCTCCGGGGAAATGTTACTCTCTTGACCTTGCAACAAAACCTCTGAGGAA
The Penaeus chinensis breed Huanghai No. 1 chromosome 15, ASM1920278v2, whole genome shotgun sequence DNA segment above includes these coding regions:
- the LOC125032906 gene encoding uncharacterized protein LOC125032906, with product MLRTLRPQTYEAQMPRLVSDFYDYNAEEDEFAASLLAAHFCGLVHRARKNKLAQLTRESQNAASNAQDPAMTPWLTKLIPSMKTQVPVYLPRNFVARVVRDVMRMSEGEVYGIRGCTLFLDVLSGNKSVCLGKIVCDPNTPTTCTIHILMTRVDPPTDNVGFNLFGIKLLNSQKDAVYISPGYTVEKRRPKCSAR